One Patescibacteria group bacterium DNA segment encodes these proteins:
- a CDS encoding YwbE family protein, translating to MVDGTNRKIIKPGIKVLIVLKEDQPTGKLTLGVVKDILTSKTIHPRGIKVRLTNGLVGRVQEIL from the coding sequence ATGGTCGATGGAACTAATAGAAAAATTATAAAACCAGGAATAAAAGTTTTGATAGTACTTAAAGAAGATCAGCCAACGGGGAAATTGACTCTTGGCGTGGTTAAAGACATTTTAACTAGTAAAACCATTCATCCTCGAGGCATTAAAGTTCGTCTGACTAACGGTTTAGTGGGTAGGGTGCAGGAAATATTATAA
- a CDS encoding MBL fold metallo-hydrolase: MKISFYGACGEVTGSCYLVQTEQSRFLVDCGMFQGGKFAEDKNFEPFGFDPKSIDFVVLTHVHMDHIGRLPRLYKEGFRGKIYSTEPTADFARIMLLDSARVIFEEALANNALPLYLDKYVNELMKQFVALSYRKQENISADIKITMRDAGHILGSAIVEIVVADKAGDKKIVFSGDLGNPPAPLVEDTEFISGADYVVMESTYGGIIHEPAEMRIKMLHNAVVESVGKGGVLMIPAFALERTQEVLYEMNYLVENKKVPPVSMFVDSPLAISATDIYKKYVAMYDKESRALIEAGDDLFNFRGLVYTKTREESKKINQILAPKIILAGSGMCTGGRIVYHLQRYLGSPQNHLLIIGYQVEGSLGRKLLDGAKVVEIGTEKIEVKAKVSAIGAYSSHADQPKLLHWVKMMSAPKPKKVFVVHGEEKRRSMLVDGLRQKLGIDAVMPRYGESFDL, encoded by the coding sequence ATGAAGATATCTTTTTATGGTGCTTGCGGCGAGGTAACCGGCTCTTGCTATTTAGTGCAAACTGAGCAGAGCCGTTTTTTAGTTGATTGCGGGATGTTTCAAGGGGGTAAGTTTGCAGAAGACAAAAATTTTGAACCATTCGGCTTTGATCCCAAAAGCATTGATTTTGTCGTTTTGACGCATGTTCATATGGATCATATTGGTCGTCTGCCCCGGCTTTATAAAGAAGGTTTTCGCGGTAAGATTTATAGCACAGAGCCAACGGCTGATTTTGCCAGGATCATGCTGTTAGACTCGGCTAGGGTGATTTTTGAAGAAGCGCTTGCCAATAACGCCCTGCCTCTTTATTTAGATAAATATGTTAATGAGTTAATGAAGCAATTTGTCGCATTGTCGTATCGTAAACAAGAAAATATTTCCGCGGATATTAAAATAACAATGCGTGATGCCGGTCATATTTTAGGATCGGCGATTGTTGAAATAGTTGTCGCTGATAAAGCTGGCGATAAAAAAATTGTTTTCTCTGGAGATTTGGGCAATCCGCCGGCGCCTTTAGTGGAAGATACGGAATTCATCTCTGGTGCTGATTATGTGGTTATGGAGTCGACTTATGGCGGTATTATTCATGAACCGGCAGAAATGCGTATAAAAATGCTTCATAATGCGGTTGTTGAGTCTGTGGGTAAGGGTGGAGTGCTGATGATTCCCGCTTTTGCCCTGGAACGGACGCAGGAAGTCTTGTATGAAATGAATTATTTAGTGGAAAATAAAAAAGTTCCCCCAGTGTCTATGTTTGTTGATAGTCCATTAGCTATTTCCGCGACGGATATCTATAAAAAATATGTCGCGATGTATGATAAAGAGTCGCGAGCGTTAATTGAGGCGGGGGATGATTTATTTAATTTTCGCGGTCTGGTTTATACAAAAACCAGAGAGGAGTCAAAGAAAATCAACCAGATATTAGCGCCAAAAATAATATTGGCCGGCAGCGGCATGTGTACCGGTGGGCGAATAGTTTATCATTTGCAGCGCTATCTGGGAAGTCCGCAAAATCATCTTTTGATTATAGGCTATCAAGTAGAAGGGTCGCTGGGTCGCAAACTTTTAGATGGAGCTAAGGTGGTGGAAATAGGTACGGAAAAAATAGAAGTTAAGGCAAAAGTGTCGGCAATTGGTGCTTATTCTTCTCATGCCGATCAGCCAAAATTATTACACTGGGTGAAAATGATGAGCGCGCCAAAACCCAAAAAGGTATTTGTTGTTCATGGCGAGGAAAAACGCAGATCAATGCTTGTCGACGGGTTGAGGCAGAAACTGGGAATCGACGCGGTAATGCCAAGATACGGAGAGAGTTTTGATTTATAA
- the thiI gene encoding tRNA uracil 4-sulfurtransferase ThiI, with protein MRQAFIIHYNEIALKGGNRDYFEKKLITNIKRSLTEVGDVKIKKLYGRILVLFGGEINGEVIARKLSQIFGIANYGSVFISDVSLKLGKDVIEPLAKEIIILIKDKQFENFAVTVKRGDKKFPLHSPQVEKEIGGYIYEQMQREKRVKLKNPELEIFIEIVEKDIFIYFDKISGAGGLPAGSSGRGLCLISSGFDSPVAAYKMARRGVIVDFLHFHSYPHTSRASLDNVKRIVEVLNSYQYDGRLFTSAFGDFQKKVVMSAPAKLRVVLYRRMMLRVAQELARKLKIKILITGDSVGQVASQTIDNITAVSAAVDMPILRPLCGDDKQDIVNLAVKIGTHDISAQPYDDCCSMFVPPNPETHARIAEVEAAEKGLEIEKLTKDIVDNIKEEKI; from the coding sequence ATGCGTCAAGCTTTTATCATTCACTATAACGAGATTGCCCTCAAGGGCGGCAATCGTGATTATTTTGAAAAAAAATTAATTACTAATATCAAAAGGTCTTTAACCGAGGTCGGGGATGTTAAAATCAAAAAACTTTACGGTCGGATTTTGGTACTTTTTGGCGGTGAAATAAACGGAGAAGTTATTGCTCGAAAGTTATCTCAAATTTTTGGCATTGCCAATTACGGGTCAGTATTTATTTCCGATGTTAGTCTTAAACTGGGTAAAGACGTTATTGAGCCGTTAGCCAAAGAAATTATAATTTTAATCAAAGACAAGCAGTTTGAAAATTTTGCCGTAACGGTCAAACGAGGAGATAAAAAATTTCCTTTGCACTCGCCACAAGTCGAAAAAGAAATCGGCGGATATATTTATGAACAAATGCAAAGAGAAAAAAGGGTTAAGCTTAAAAATCCCGAGTTAGAAATTTTTATTGAGATTGTTGAAAAAGATATTTTTATTTATTTTGATAAAATTTCCGGTGCTGGCGGATTGCCGGCTGGATCAAGCGGCAGAGGGCTGTGTTTGATATCTTCCGGGTTTGATTCTCCGGTCGCCGCTTACAAAATGGCTAGGCGCGGAGTGATTGTAGATTTTTTGCACTTTCACAGCTATCCCCATACCAGTCGCGCTTCTTTGGATAATGTTAAACGTATCGTCGAAGTTTTAAATAGTTATCAATATGACGGTCGGTTGTTTACCTCTGCTTTCGGTGATTTTCAGAAAAAAGTAGTGATGTCTGCGCCGGCTAAACTACGGGTAGTACTTTATCGTCGGATGATGTTGCGAGTGGCGCAAGAACTTGCTCGTAAGCTAAAAATAAAAATATTAATTACCGGTGATAGTGTTGGTCAGGTGGCATCTCAGACGATAGATAATATTACGGCTGTTTCTGCTGCGGTTGATATGCCGATATTGCGACCACTCTGCGGAGACGATAAGCAAGATATCGTTAATTTGGCAGTCAAGATAGGCACTCATGATATTTCCGCTCAGCCGTATGATGACTGCTGTTCGATGTTTGTACCGCCAAATCCCGAGACTCACGCGCGAATAGCAGAAGTTGAGGCGGCGGAAAAAGGGCTGGAGATAGAGAAATTAACAAAAGATATTGTCGATAATATCAAAGAAGAAAAAATATAA